A single window of Deinococcus sp. KSM4-11 DNA harbors:
- a CDS encoding metallophosphoesterase translates to MNGVRLLLLSDIHANHTALQAVLKDADSRKYDQVIHLGDAMGYGPHPREVLDILRDLDAVCIMGNHDQMLLEYADGKREPKDSVVSLALKYQLERLSERDVAWVRLWRDGVDDPDVGARYRHGTPTSLDDYTDSVTAAREAFAQWHGRLAFVGHTHVPAVYATLNAPVGEWIKMQPFQDGGSYLVPPSTRVILNPGSVGQPRDGNPKASYAVFDSTRMHYEVFRVSYDIERAQEAALEAGLPQVLAARLAIGK, encoded by the coding sequence ATGAACGGTGTGCGGCTCCTGCTGCTTTCTGACATTCACGCCAACCACACCGCCCTTCAGGCGGTCCTCAAGGATGCCGATTCCCGCAAGTACGATCAGGTGATCCACCTGGGCGACGCCATGGGCTATGGCCCGCACCCGCGCGAGGTGCTCGACATCCTGCGTGACCTGGACGCCGTGTGCATCATGGGCAACCACGACCAGATGCTGCTCGAGTACGCTGACGGCAAACGCGAACCCAAGGACAGTGTGGTCTCGCTGGCCCTGAAGTACCAGTTGGAACGCCTGTCCGAACGGGACGTCGCGTGGGTGCGACTGTGGCGTGACGGCGTGGACGATCCGGACGTCGGGGCGCGCTACCGGCACGGCACACCCACCAGCCTGGACGACTACACGGACTCCGTGACGGCCGCCCGCGAGGCCTTCGCGCAGTGGCACGGGCGGTTGGCCTTCGTGGGACACACGCACGTGCCCGCCGTGTACGCCACGCTGAACGCTCCGGTCGGCGAGTGGATCAAGATGCAGCCCTTTCAGGACGGCGGCAGTTATCTGGTGCCCCCCAGCACCCGCGTGATCCTCAACCCCGGCAGCGTGGGCCAGCCCCGCGACGGTAACCCCAAGGCCAGCTACGCCGTGTTCGATTCGACCCGCATGCACTACGAGGTCTTCCGCGTGTCCTACGACATCGAACGGGCACAGGAGGCCGCCCTGGAGGCCGGTCTGCCCCAGGTGCTCGCCGCCCGCCTCGCCATCGGGAAGTAG
- a CDS encoding peptidylprolyl isomerase — protein MNRKPLVNGLLILLAILLVAGMAYQFTPALQSGSLFGNKQTGTPALTVNGQTVTVEELEAVKAGNQVLASTDTGVLADDFKTYIVQSKVREKLITDAVKDIKVSRDDVNADVKKIREQNQLTDDKAWTDALQSRGFTDASFREQVRASLAYQRKVEDLKKAAPAATDAEVKAYYDLNPQAFQSDARIVGRQIVVSDKAKAAALLAQVKGGADFAQLASTNNAAADFKDRGGALGPIENGAPRPVAQVALPTEVGPAAFALTQGGVTDVLSSGGKFYIVKVEKYLAPAAKPFADAKADAVTAVNEQKKNAALESWIAGLEKDEKIEFKDPNWKIENPTVATVAGQNIPYSDVLEQVVNNQQFGQLLQQVPADQAAQLVNGILKPQVMQQLIQGYAAPTIAQKLNLNLAGSRQEVAAGLAAYGARDVKVTDADIQAFYDQNKSQFQTAASGTVSEANFKDQAKAVAFRSGWNGSGTFTSAATKAGGTVSEHGAVTAGDGKLATDLNAAVFTAKTLRTAGEGSLSDVVKSGDRYSVLYVTDLKAAATQPLSAVRSQIETQVLASKKQAEGQKFLSAQVATLKPVDKLKDVLAAQAKRVAAATPKATTPATGSGATTPATGTPATGTPSSGSTPATTTPTTK, from the coding sequence GTGAATCGTAAACCGCTCGTCAATGGTCTGCTGATCCTGCTGGCCATCCTGCTGGTGGCCGGCATGGCCTACCAGTTCACACCCGCCCTGCAAAGTGGCTCCCTGTTCGGCAACAAGCAGACGGGCACGCCGGCCCTCACCGTGAACGGCCAGACGGTCACGGTGGAGGAACTCGAGGCCGTGAAAGCCGGTAACCAGGTGCTCGCCAGTACGGACACTGGCGTTCTGGCCGATGATTTCAAGACGTACATCGTACAGAGCAAGGTGCGCGAGAAGCTGATCACCGACGCCGTGAAGGACATCAAGGTCAGCCGCGACGACGTGAACGCGGACGTCAAGAAGATCCGCGAGCAGAACCAGCTGACCGACGACAAGGCCTGGACGGACGCCCTGCAGAGCCGGGGCTTCACCGACGCCTCCTTCCGGGAGCAGGTGCGCGCCAGCCTCGCGTACCAGCGCAAGGTCGAGGATCTGAAGAAGGCCGCGCCCGCCGCCACGGACGCCGAGGTCAAGGCCTACTACGACCTCAACCCCCAGGCCTTCCAGAGCGACGCGCGCATCGTGGGCCGCCAGATCGTGGTCAGCGACAAGGCCAAGGCCGCCGCGCTGCTGGCGCAGGTCAAGGGCGGCGCAGACTTCGCGCAGCTCGCCAGCACGAACAACGCCGCCGCAGACTTCAAGGATCGCGGCGGGGCCCTGGGGCCTATCGAGAACGGCGCGCCGCGCCCCGTGGCGCAGGTGGCGCTGCCCACCGAGGTCGGCCCGGCCGCCTTCGCCCTCACGCAGGGCGGCGTGACGGACGTCCTGTCGAGCGGCGGGAAGTTCTACATCGTGAAGGTCGAGAAGTACCTGGCCCCCGCCGCGAAACCCTTCGCGGACGCCAAGGCCGACGCCGTGACCGCCGTGAACGAGCAGAAGAAGAATGCTGCGCTGGAAAGCTGGATCGCGGGACTGGAAAAAGACGAGAAGATCGAGTTCAAAGATCCCAACTGGAAGATCGAGAACCCCACCGTCGCCACGGTGGCCGGGCAGAACATCCCGTATTCCGACGTGCTGGAACAGGTCGTGAACAACCAGCAGTTCGGCCAGCTGCTCCAGCAGGTGCCGGCCGATCAGGCCGCGCAGCTCGTGAACGGCATTCTCAAGCCCCAGGTCATGCAGCAGCTCATCCAGGGCTACGCCGCGCCGACCATTGCCCAGAAGCTGAACCTGAACCTGGCGGGCAGCCGTCAGGAGGTGGCTGCCGGGCTCGCGGCGTACGGGGCCCGCGACGTGAAGGTCACGGACGCCGATATTCAGGCGTTCTATGATCAGAACAAGTCGCAGTTCCAGACCGCTGCCAGCGGCACGGTGTCGGAAGCGAACTTCAAGGATCAGGCCAAGGCCGTGGCCTTCCGCAGCGGCTGGAACGGCAGCGGCACCTTCACCAGCGCCGCCACGAAGGCGGGCGGCACCGTCAGCGAACACGGCGCCGTCACGGCTGGGGACGGCAAACTGGCCACGGATCTGAACGCGGCCGTGTTCACGGCCAAGACCCTGCGCACCGCCGGCGAGGGCAGCCTGAGTGACGTCGTGAAGTCCGGCGACCGCTACTCGGTGCTGTACGTGACGGATCTCAAGGCGGCAGCCACGCAGCCCCTGAGCGCCGTGCGCTCGCAGATCGAGACGCAGGTGCTGGCCAGCAAGAAGCAGGCGGAAGGCCAGAAGTTCCTGAGTGCGCAGGTCGCCACGCTCAAGCCCGTGGACAAGCTCAAGGACGTCCTGGCGGCCCAGGCCAAGCGCGTCGCGGCGGCCACGCCCAAGGCAACCACCCCGGCCACCGGCAGCGGCGCGACCACGCCCGCCACGGGAACCCCGGCCACCGGCACGCCCTCGTCAGGCAGCACACCGGCCACGACCACACCCACCACCAAGTAA
- the dcd gene encoding dCTP deaminase: MSILPDWRIRELALAGMIDPFEDRLVRTAENAQVISYGLSSFGYDLRCADEWKIFTNVNSAVVDPKHFDERSFVDIQAAEIIIPPNSFALARSHEYLHIPDNVMVVALGKSTYARCGIVANVTPLEPGWEGHVTLEFSNTTPLPAKMYAFEGCVQLLFFEGERPEVTYGDRKGKYQGQRGVTLPRL; this comes from the coding sequence ATGAGTATCCTGCCCGACTGGCGTATCCGTGAACTCGCACTCGCTGGCATGATCGACCCCTTCGAGGATCGGCTGGTGCGCACCGCCGAGAACGCGCAGGTGATCAGCTACGGCCTCAGCTCCTTCGGGTACGACCTGCGCTGCGCCGACGAATGGAAGATCTTCACGAACGTGAACAGCGCCGTGGTCGATCCCAAGCACTTCGACGAGCGCTCCTTCGTGGACATCCAGGCGGCCGAGATCATCATTCCGCCGAACTCCTTCGCGCTGGCCCGCAGCCACGAGTACCTGCACATCCCGGACAACGTGATGGTCGTGGCCCTGGGAAAATCGACGTACGCCCGCTGCGGCATCGTGGCGAACGTGACGCCGCTGGAGCCCGGCTGGGAGGGCCACGTAACGCTGGAGTTCAGCAACACCACGCCGCTGCCCGCGAAGATGTACGCCTTCGAGGGCTGCGTGCAGCTGCTGTTCTTCGAGGGCGAGCGGCCCGAGGTGACATACGGCGACCGCAAGGGCAAGTACCAGGGTCAGCGCGGCGTGACCCTGCCCCGCCTCTGA
- a CDS encoding ScpA family protein, translating to MTTLLAPSGTFQVTLPAFCGTLSDLAGALRTGRVLPGEVPLLRLTREVLAWVSALTGGGPATLADTHPEVLPTLAGVIALKARLLLPPPEPDDLPPEPDDLLDEVTQGVEALAELDALVSFLAARRREREGLLPGRPVPVNLPRRERPRNPQGSLAKLVKAAQNAVRQVEVPLLSRERLTLADALGALRSFGRRLRTFTFRGVPTQDWGERTTYFAALLEGVKEGSFSVQQDEVYGDIAVASHLVDG from the coding sequence GTGACCACGCTGCTGGCCCCGTCCGGCACCTTTCAGGTGACCCTGCCCGCATTTTGCGGCACCCTGAGCGACCTGGCTGGTGCGCTGCGCACCGGCCGCGTGCTGCCCGGCGAGGTGCCCCTGCTGCGCCTCACGCGCGAGGTGCTGGCCTGGGTCTCAGCGCTCACGGGCGGCGGCCCGGCCACCCTGGCGGACACCCACCCGGAAGTGCTGCCCACCCTGGCCGGCGTGATCGCCCTCAAGGCCCGCCTGCTGCTGCCGCCACCGGAACCGGACGACCTCCCTCCCGAACCGGACGACCTGCTGGATGAGGTCACGCAGGGCGTCGAGGCGCTGGCGGAACTGGACGCGCTGGTCAGCTTCCTGGCCGCCCGCCGCCGCGAACGCGAGGGCCTGCTGCCCGGCCGCCCGGTGCCCGTGAATCTGCCCCGCCGCGAACGGCCCCGCAATCCGCAGGGCAGCCTCGCCAAACTCGTGAAGGCCGCGCAGAACGCCGTGCGGCAGGTCGAGGTGCCGCTGCTGTCGCGTGAGCGCCTGACCCTGGCGGACGCGCTGGGCGCGCTGCGTTCCTTCGGACGGCGGCTGCGGACCTTCACCTTCCGGGGCGTGCCCACCCAGGACTGGGGCGAACGCACCACCTACTTCGCGGCCCTGCTAGAGGGCGTCAAGGAGGGCAGCTTCAGCGTGCAGCAGGACGAGGTCTACGGAGACATTGCCGTCGCGTCGCACCTGGTGGACGGATAA
- a CDS encoding glycosyl hydrolase family 28-related protein: MPVTTQSVPTAPSVLPRSSRPTAALLAGLGLLLGACGQSPVATSDAVLAAAKITAQDLGPNVRVFDPSMSTAEIRAVANQIAAQQVSNQFGPERYALLFKPGTYGSVDDPLNVEVGYGTEVAGLGASPDDVTIVGSVSVHNQCDAGSCIALNNFWRSLSNMKINVANANGCYTGEFWAVSQAAPMRRMHIVGNGQNITLMDYCTGPSYASGGFIADSAFEGTVINGSQQQFYTRNSTIGGWSNGVWNQVFSGVVGAPAQVFPGTSTSGPYTTLPTTPVSREKPFLTVDSKGAYQVFVPAPQTNSSGTTWQAGPAAGRFLPLKDFYVAHPGDSAQTINSQLARGQNVLFTPGAYNLKRSIDIKRANTVVLGLGLPLLTPQQGDAAITVADVPGVDVAGLMIDAGPVNSDVLMQVGTRHGRDGRGDDGREWGNDHHGSAANPTAVQDVFFRIGGAQAGRATVSLEVNSDHVILDDLWAWRADHGNGVGWTMNTADHGVIVNGDNVTATGLFVEHYQKDEVIWNGNGGQVIFFQNEMPYDPPSQAAWMSAPTVKGYPALRVTKGVRAFNGAGMGSYSFFNQGIDIYADNAFVVPTTLPAGSLRDLLTIFLDPGNGKGGILNVVNGVGGSSTIANPDVPVTVVAYP; the protein is encoded by the coding sequence ATGCCCGTGACAACCCAATCCGTGCCCACCGCGCCATCCGTTCTACCCCGTTCCTCCCGCCCTACTGCCGCCCTGCTCGCCGGCCTGGGGCTGCTCCTCGGTGCCTGCGGTCAGTCCCCGGTCGCCACGTCCGACGCCGTCCTGGCCGCTGCCAAGATCACGGCCCAGGATCTCGGCCCGAACGTGAGGGTCTTTGACCCCAGCATGAGTACCGCCGAGATCCGCGCGGTCGCCAATCAGATCGCGGCGCAGCAGGTTTCCAACCAGTTCGGCCCCGAACGCTACGCCCTGCTGTTCAAGCCCGGCACATACGGCTCGGTAGACGATCCCCTGAACGTCGAGGTGGGTTACGGCACCGAGGTCGCGGGCCTGGGAGCCAGCCCGGACGACGTGACCATCGTCGGCTCCGTCTCCGTGCACAATCAGTGCGATGCTGGCAGCTGCATCGCCCTGAACAACTTCTGGCGCTCGCTGTCGAACATGAAGATCAACGTCGCCAACGCGAATGGCTGCTATACCGGCGAGTTCTGGGCGGTGTCGCAGGCCGCGCCGATGCGCCGCATGCATATCGTCGGCAACGGCCAGAACATTACGCTGATGGACTACTGTACTGGTCCGTCGTATGCCAGCGGCGGCTTCATTGCCGATTCTGCCTTCGAGGGCACGGTCATCAATGGCTCTCAGCAGCAGTTCTACACCCGCAACAGCACCATCGGCGGCTGGTCAAACGGCGTATGGAACCAGGTGTTCTCCGGCGTGGTGGGGGCACCCGCGCAGGTCTTCCCCGGCACGTCAACCTCTGGCCCCTACACCACCCTGCCCACCACGCCCGTGTCGCGCGAGAAGCCGTTCCTGACCGTGGACAGCAAGGGCGCGTACCAGGTGTTTGTGCCTGCCCCGCAGACGAATTCCAGCGGTACCACCTGGCAGGCGGGCCCGGCGGCCGGACGCTTCCTACCCCTGAAAGACTTCTACGTCGCGCACCCCGGCGACAGCGCGCAGACCATCAACTCGCAGCTGGCGCGTGGCCAGAACGTCCTGTTCACGCCCGGCGCGTACAACCTGAAGCGCAGCATCGACATCAAACGGGCGAATACGGTGGTGCTCGGTCTGGGATTGCCACTCCTCACGCCCCAGCAGGGCGATGCGGCTATCACCGTCGCCGATGTGCCCGGCGTGGACGTGGCCGGGCTCATGATCGACGCCGGCCCCGTGAACTCCGACGTGCTGATGCAGGTCGGCACCCGGCATGGCCGCGACGGACGTGGCGATGATGGCCGTGAGTGGGGGAACGACCACCACGGCAGCGCCGCCAACCCCACGGCCGTGCAGGACGTGTTCTTCCGGATCGGCGGCGCGCAGGCGGGCCGGGCCACCGTGAGTCTCGAAGTGAACAGCGACCACGTCATCCTGGATGACCTGTGGGCGTGGCGGGCCGACCATGGCAATGGCGTGGGCTGGACTATGAACACCGCCGACCACGGCGTGATCGTGAACGGCGACAATGTGACCGCCACCGGCCTGTTCGTCGAGCACTACCAGAAGGACGAGGTGATCTGGAACGGGAACGGCGGCCAGGTGATCTTCTTCCAGAACGAGATGCCGTACGATCCGCCCAGCCAGGCGGCGTGGATGTCCGCGCCGACCGTCAAGGGCTACCCGGCCCTGCGGGTCACGAAGGGCGTCAGGGCCTTCAATGGCGCGGGCATGGGCAGCTACAGCTTCTTCAACCAGGGCATCGACATCTACGCCGACAACGCCTTCGTGGTGCCGACCACGCTGCCCGCGGGCAGCCTGCGCGACCTGCTGACGATCTTCCTCGACCCCGGAAACGGCAAGGGCGGCATCCTGAACGTGGTCAACGGCGTGGGCGGTTCTTCGACGATCGCCAATCCCGATGTGCCCGTCACGGTGGTCGCCTACCCCTGA
- a CDS encoding GNAT family N-acetyltransferase — translation MAEAGHGAVGQVVLRALPDDLPPWARVTEKPADELAVISRLFVSPAGRGVGMAQALFHTAWATARKLKRRAVLDVHTRNAAAIRLYDRSGWEHSATVEGDWLEPDGTVPLVRVYVSPNP, via the coding sequence GTGGCCGAGGCGGGGCATGGCGCCGTGGGTCAGGTGGTGCTTCGAGCACTCCCGGACGACCTGCCGCCCTGGGCGCGGGTGACCGAGAAACCCGCAGACGAGCTGGCGGTGATCTCTCGGCTGTTCGTCAGCCCGGCCGGGCGGGGCGTGGGAATGGCCCAGGCGCTGTTCCACACGGCGTGGGCCACGGCCCGCAAGCTGAAGCGGCGCGCGGTGCTGGACGTGCACACGCGCAACGCCGCGGCCATCCGGCTGTACGACCGCTCGGGCTGGGAACACAGTGCCACGGTGGAGGGTGACTGGCTGGAACCGGACGGCACCGTTCCGCTCGTCCGGGTGTACGTCTCGCCCAATCCATGA
- a CDS encoding SIS domain-containing protein, with protein MTAQASTLLTLLETLSGSYAGPTKIESGPYGLVGTGEGTLAAHLAQTLVPGVLARSGTQFVLGSPDARSAATDYADLAEVAGASVRHASTGGAPGEIDVLVPGGPLATYHFAQYLAYASGHADEAQAADALIASLAARCAPHIEEGNPARDLAWSLWGRQPLLLAAPDAEALPHAWQQLLARVGKTLAIPLLGDPLPLTTGAFEALHEKGDAKVALVLGDLDDPLRLTSEILTTRIDEVIHVEYPDGAQGYAGQLGLWCFGVWVAAYLAERYGTSPADLAVLARAQAVLAGEDTGDDETRLSAPRDDLRRTALGAGWEGDEPGFDVDDLDDADDED; from the coding sequence ATGACGGCTCAAGCATCGACCCTCCTGACCCTGCTCGAAACCCTGAGCGGCAGTTACGCCGGCCCCACAAAGATCGAGAGCGGCCCCTATGGGCTGGTCGGCACCGGCGAGGGGACCCTGGCTGCCCACCTGGCCCAGACCCTGGTGCCCGGCGTGCTGGCCCGCAGCGGCACGCAGTTCGTCCTGGGCAGCCCCGACGCCCGCAGCGCGGCCACGGATTACGCCGATCTGGCCGAGGTGGCTGGGGCCAGCGTCCGCCACGCGAGCACCGGTGGCGCGCCGGGCGAGATTGACGTGCTGGTGCCCGGCGGGCCACTCGCCACGTACCACTTCGCGCAGTACCTGGCCTACGCCAGCGGTCACGCGGACGAGGCGCAGGCCGCCGACGCGCTGATCGCCAGCCTCGCGGCCCGCTGTGCCCCGCACATCGAGGAAGGCAACCCTGCCCGTGACCTGGCGTGGAGCCTGTGGGGCCGCCAGCCGCTGCTGCTCGCCGCGCCCGATGCGGAGGCCCTGCCGCACGCATGGCAGCAGCTTCTGGCCCGCGTGGGCAAGACCCTGGCAATCCCGCTGCTGGGCGACCCGCTGCCCCTGACGACCGGCGCCTTCGAGGCCCTGCACGAGAAGGGCGATGCGAAAGTCGCGCTGGTTCTAGGCGACCTGGACGACCCCCTGCGTCTGACGAGCGAGATTCTGACCACCCGCATCGACGAGGTCATCCATGTCGAGTATCCGGACGGCGCGCAGGGCTACGCCGGTCAGCTGGGCCTGTGGTGCTTCGGGGTGTGGGTGGCGGCGTATCTGGCCGAGCGCTACGGCACGAGCCCGGCCGACCTTGCAGTGCTGGCCCGCGCGCAGGCGGTGCTGGCCGGCGAGGACACCGGCGACGACGAGACCCGCCTGAGCGCCCCGCGCGACGACCTGCGTCGCACCGCACTGGGGGCCGGCTGGGAGGGCGACGAGCCCGGCTTCGATGTCGACGACCTCGACGACGCGGATGACGAGGACTGA
- the trpS gene encoding tryptophan--tRNA ligase, producing the protein MSRVFSGIQPTGEPHIGNYFGAMQNYVKLGQEYRKNSIYCVVDLHALTNPAAFDPRLLAQRTLDMAVANFAVGLDPSQVIFFLQSHVPEHQELSWVFTNITPVGDLERMTQYKDKAGQLESVPAGLLMYPVLMAADILLYKADTVPVGEDQTQHIELTREVARKFNHAFGETFPEPKAVYNKQALRIPGVDGQGKMSKSKGESSTIGLFEPMESIWAKLRVAPTDPARVRRTDPGNPDVCLVFDYHKLFSGLDTIQMVDTECRRAGIGCVDCKKALMTGITEHLTPIQARGEELRGDLDSVRDALAQGAKDARAIAAPVMEEVRTKVGFLRL; encoded by the coding sequence ATGTCGCGCGTGTTTTCAGGAATCCAGCCGACCGGTGAACCCCACATCGGGAACTACTTCGGGGCCATGCAGAATTACGTGAAGCTGGGCCAGGAGTACAGGAAGAACTCCATCTACTGCGTGGTCGATCTGCACGCCCTGACCAATCCGGCCGCCTTCGACCCCCGGCTGCTCGCGCAGCGCACGCTGGACATGGCGGTCGCGAACTTCGCGGTGGGGCTCGATCCGTCGCAGGTGATCTTCTTCCTACAGTCGCATGTGCCCGAGCACCAGGAACTGTCGTGGGTGTTCACGAACATCACGCCTGTCGGGGATCTGGAACGCATGACGCAGTACAAGGACAAGGCCGGGCAGCTGGAAAGCGTGCCGGCGGGCCTGCTGATGTACCCGGTGCTGATGGCCGCCGACATCCTGCTGTACAAGGCCGACACCGTGCCGGTCGGCGAGGATCAGACGCAGCACATTGAGCTGACGCGCGAGGTCGCCAGGAAGTTCAACCACGCCTTCGGGGAGACCTTCCCGGAGCCGAAGGCCGTGTACAACAAGCAGGCGCTCCGCATTCCCGGCGTGGACGGCCAGGGCAAGATGAGCAAGAGCAAGGGCGAGTCCAGCACCATCGGCCTGTTCGAACCCATGGAGTCCATCTGGGCCAAGCTGCGTGTGGCGCCCACGGATCCGGCCCGCGTGCGCCGCACCGATCCCGGCAACCCGGACGTGTGCCTGGTGTTCGATTACCACAAGCTGTTCAGCGGGCTGGATACCATCCAGATGGTGGACACCGAATGCCGCCGCGCCGGGATCGGCTGCGTGGACTGCAAGAAGGCCCTGATGACCGGCATCACGGAGCACCTGACCCCCATCCAGGCACGCGGCGAGGAGCTGCGCGGCGACCTGGACTCCGTGCGGGACGCGCTGGCGCAGGGTGCGAAGGACGCGCGGGCGATCGCAGCGCCAGTGATGGAGGAAGTCCGCACGAAGGTCGGATTCCTGCGCCTCTGA
- a CDS encoding Type 1 glutamine amidotransferase-like domain-containing protein: MNFLLTSAGIKNPSIQGALVDLLGKPIAEASALCIPTAILPFPGGPTMAYRFLSGATANPLVELGWKSLGVLELTALPSIKKEYWIAAVEEADALLVYGGDVWYLCRWMRESGLADLLPSLREKVYVGVSAGSMVTAPVFGETYDDPEKPFVIDQGLGLVDFALLPHLDHKNHPESASAKVERMAAEVPVPTYGIDDQTAIKVQGGRVEVVSEGQWRLFTP, translated from the coding sequence GTGAATTTCCTGCTCACGTCTGCCGGGATCAAGAACCCCAGTATCCAGGGCGCACTGGTCGACCTGCTGGGTAAACCGATTGCCGAGGCCAGCGCCCTGTGCATTCCCACTGCGATCCTGCCCTTCCCCGGTGGGCCGACCATGGCCTACCGGTTCCTTAGCGGCGCGACCGCCAACCCCCTGGTCGAGTTGGGGTGGAAGTCGCTGGGCGTGCTGGAACTCACGGCCCTGCCCAGCATCAAGAAGGAGTACTGGATCGCCGCCGTCGAGGAGGCGGACGCCCTGCTGGTGTACGGCGGTGACGTCTGGTACCTGTGCCGCTGGATGAGGGAGTCCGGGCTGGCCGACCTCCTGCCGTCGCTCCGCGAGAAGGTCTACGTGGGGGTGAGCGCCGGCAGTATGGTGACGGCCCCTGTCTTCGGCGAGACGTACGACGATCCGGAGAAGCCCTTCGTCATCGATCAGGGGCTGGGACTGGTAGACTTTGCCCTGCTTCCGCACCTGGATCACAAGAACCACCCGGAAAGTGCCTCAGCCAAAGTGGAGCGAATGGCCGCCGAGGTGCCCGTGCCAACCTATGGAATCGACGACCAGACCGCGATCAAGGTGCAGGGAGGCCGTGTCGAGGTGGTCTCCGAAGGGCAGTGGAGACTCTTCACGCCCTAG
- a CDS encoding DNA polymerase III subunit delta', with protein MSLPTTLHPQVLEQAGAFGGNALLLSGPARVGKLGVALAIAAAQNCSGPRGPGGEACGACPSCRALSARSHPDVLHVEPRATTATGKAARRKLIPIGAILEARDKAHEFEVHVFEFLEVRPTHRRRVVIVNGAEYLGAESANALLKLVEEPPHGALFLFLAEDVRAVLPTIVSRSARLGVTPASDRALEHALTRAGHTPEPELIEFAAGRAGVLDDLEKIRTALQDARDLGAALPDGLLPALEAAEALEKRFDPAWHPETLRFTWRHHPAHQRARADSALDALQGALEAYASPSLAFQVFALALRDAFELT; from the coding sequence ATGTCGCTCCCCACGACCCTGCACCCGCAGGTGCTGGAACAGGCTGGGGCCTTCGGTGGCAACGCCCTGCTGCTCAGCGGCCCGGCCCGTGTGGGCAAACTCGGTGTGGCCCTGGCCATTGCTGCCGCACAGAACTGCTCCGGCCCGCGTGGCCCCGGCGGCGAGGCCTGCGGCGCATGCCCGTCGTGCCGGGCCCTGAGTGCCCGCAGTCACCCGGACGTGCTGCACGTCGAGCCGCGCGCCACGACCGCCACCGGCAAGGCCGCCCGGCGCAAGCTGATTCCCATCGGCGCGATCCTGGAAGCCCGCGATAAGGCCCACGAGTTCGAAGTGCACGTGTTCGAATTCCTGGAGGTGCGCCCCACCCACCGGCGCCGCGTGGTGATCGTGAACGGCGCGGAATACCTGGGCGCCGAGTCCGCGAACGCCCTGCTGAAACTGGTGGAGGAACCCCCGCACGGCGCGCTGTTCCTGTTCCTGGCCGAGGACGTGCGCGCGGTGCTGCCCACCATCGTGAGCCGCAGCGCCCGCCTGGGCGTGACGCCCGCCAGCGACCGCGCCCTGGAACACGCCCTGACCCGTGCCGGGCACACCCCGGAACCCGAGCTCATCGAATTCGCTGCCGGACGCGCCGGCGTGCTGGACGACCTGGAAAAGATCCGGACGGCCCTACAGGACGCCCGTGACCTTGGTGCCGCCCTGCCCGACGGCCTGCTTCCGGCCCTGGAGGCCGCCGAGGCCCTGGAAAAGCGCTTCGACCCGGCGTGGCACCCGGAGACCCTGCGCTTCACCTGGCGGCATCATCCGGCCCACCAGCGGGCCCGCGCAGACAGCGCCCTGGACGCCCTGCAAGGTGCGCTCGAGGCCTACGCCAGCCCCAGCCTCGCCTTTCAGGTCTTCGCACTCGCCTTGCGGGATGCCTTCGAACTGACGTAG
- a CDS encoding metallophosphoesterase, translating to MRVAVISDVHGNAFALEVVLEQVRAASPDALLNLGDQIEGSADPGRAATLQAELGAVEVRGNNEEKLWPDGRRNALSIEIGAYLDQHVTAARRAHLAALPLTARLGSILACHGTPGNAWNSLLWMWEHGQDGQEGYYRSRDPLDLWQEVAPLHAEVVVCGHTHRPGSTRVGDTLVVNAGAVSDQVDGDPRARWTLLEHRNGHWTADFRVVPYDVNAAVAWAYAHSPFGPFENDLLRSGRFDRRGTPPLLEPL from the coding sequence GTGAGGGTCGCAGTGATCAGTGACGTGCATGGCAACGCGTTCGCGCTTGAGGTCGTGCTGGAGCAGGTGCGTGCGGCGTCACCCGACGCGCTGCTGAATCTGGGCGACCAGATCGAGGGCAGCGCCGATCCGGGCCGGGCGGCCACCCTGCAGGCCGAACTGGGCGCGGTCGAGGTGCGCGGCAACAACGAGGAGAAACTCTGGCCGGATGGCCGGAGAAACGCGCTGTCCATCGAGATCGGCGCGTACCTCGACCAGCACGTGACGGCCGCCCGGCGCGCGCACCTCGCGGCTCTGCCCCTCACCGCCCGCCTGGGCAGCATCCTCGCCTGCCACGGCACGCCGGGAAACGCCTGGAACAGCCTGCTGTGGATGTGGGAGCACGGCCAGGACGGTCAGGAGGGCTATTACCGTTCCCGCGATCCCCTTGACCTGTGGCAGGAGGTCGCGCCACTACACGCCGAGGTCGTGGTGTGTGGGCACACGCACCGGCCAGGTTCCACCCGTGTGGGCGACACGCTGGTCGTGAACGCCGGTGCAGTCAGCGATCAGGTGGACGGCGACCCGCGCGCCCGCTGGACGCTGCTGGAACACCGGAACGGCCACTGGACGGCGGATTTTCGCGTGGTGCCCTATGACGTCAATGCGGCCGTCGCCTGGGCGTACGCGCATTCGCCGTTCGGGCCGTTCGAGAACGACCTGCTGCGCTCCGGCCGCTTCGACCGCCGGGGCACACCGCCGCTGCTCGAACCCCTCTGA